The Panicum virgatum strain AP13 chromosome 3N, P.virgatum_v5, whole genome shotgun sequence genome includes the window TGAGGCTCATGCGCAGAATTTTGGATGTAATAGTTTGGTTCTTCACTCAACAAGGATTTGCCAGAGTCGGAGTTATCAGCTTTCTGTGTATCATTCACCGACTGTGTTTCTGTTACAAAAGGCAAACCTAATGTCAGCATATCACTACTTGGTTGATTTGCAATCATGTAATCCCCATTATACGCAATGGCCTCATCCTTTTTCTGTTCAGAAAGCTGACTTTCATGAAGATCCATCCCAGAATGTGATGAATCCATTTTGTCTGGGCCACTCTCATCAAGGTTCATACCTTCTAGGTCCGTACACTCCTGAGACATGGTAAGGTCTGTTTTAACATCAGCACATTGATCCTTGTCACTTTCAACACCGCCCACACCATTCTGCATGGATTGAGGCAGTTGACTCTCAGAGTTTGATGTATGGTCCGAAGAATCAATAGGAGCCTCGTTTAGGCGACAGTTGGTGTTGCAATTCTCTGACACAATGTCTCTACATCTGATCATCCTAAAAGTGATTGTGGATCCCACACGCGTCCTGACACTGTTAGGTGAGTGCAAATCTTGAGGAAGTTGAACCGAATCATCCCTGTCAAACACAAAACACAAACTATAAGGCAGGAAGACAGATAGGTAAAACTGGACATTAACTAGGAAACAATGTATAAGCACCTGATCAGAATTTTAGGTTCCTTTGCTGGATTGACATGTGGCGAGGCAAAGATTGAAGAAACAGGTGCCAAGTCCGATGACTTGAATAGCTGCACATTATGTGCTGTGTCTGAAGGTTTAGGTGGCGGTATAGGTGAGAGATTGTTGATGAAATTAAAGACAGGAGAATCCTGCATGCAGCAAAATCCAGTGAGAAACAGTAAGCGGCAGATAATCATTTCATCAAAATTGCACAATTATTAAAGTGAGCTTAGGTGCCCAAATGCCAAACCAGTTGTTTCatcatccaaaaaaaaaatgtcaacCAGTTGTGCATTGGCCaatcaaaaaaaaatgtcaacCAGTTGCGCAGTGGCCAATGTAGCAGGTCTGAGAACATGTAACAGTTGCAGAAGGAAACTGAAGCGAGGAACTTGATTCAGACAGATCCTAATTGGCAAGCAGATCATCTCCACGACCTAGCAATATGCATGACCGGACTCTCACGCCCAGGCTAAATGCACAGCCAGTGGCAGGCTAAATGCACAGCCAGCGGCAGGCTAAATGCACAGCCAGCGGCAGGCTAAATGCAGAGCCAATGGCAAGCATCAAACTCTGGATAACACAGCTTTCCCACGGACAACAACGGGCTGCAAATGCTACAAAATCGGTCAAATCAGCAGGCATTCGCGGATCTGGGCAGCGGCGTTGCTTACTAACCCCACCTTTCCTCACCAATGCACGCATCGGAGCTTGTCAAATCTCGCCGAAACGAGGCGGCATTCCACGCGGACAGGCAGCCCCGCAGGACTCCCCAAATCAACAATCAAATTGGTCCATCCATCCACGCGTGCGAGGTCTCACAAGGCTGGTCAAATCCTCAAAAGCTCTTCCCCCCTTGGAGCCCTCGAATCCGACACCGGGGAACGCCACGGCCGGGCGCGTCAGAACCCTAATCGGCCCAACCGGGGGCCGAAACGCGCCACCCCCGAAACAAATCAAGCAAAAAGTCAAGCGGAAGCGGAGCAGCAATCCGCATCGgccgcgccccggccggccagccAGCCGCCGGCCCGAGCAATCCAACCACCATCCCACGAGCTGCCCCCATCCCGATCCCCCCTGAAAACCCCCTCACCAAAAACCCCCACAGTAAAACACGAGAAAAGTCGGCGGAATTGGTGGCCCGGGGGGCGCGAGATGCGGACCTCGaacccggcggcgccggcgccggcgcggggcctATCCGGCGTGTCCATCTGGTCCGGCGACCCCGCGGGGGGTCTCCCGCATctgcctccctcctctcctctcctctcccctccccgccccgccgcctcctcctcctggtctACTACTCCCACTGAGTGACGATGGGTAGCGGAAGCCGCGGCTGCAGCGACCCCCCCACGCGCACTAGTCCGTCCTAGTAATTTTTACTGGGCCTGCGACGACCAAGGCACACGCCATCCCCCTCTCGCGTGTGGTCGGGTCGCGTCGCGTTTCAAGGGGGGCGGCCATGGGCGGGAACCCAGGTtttcggggcggcggcggtgggaggcCACCTGTCAGCGGGGGCGGGACGCCTGggccctgggccgccgccgcaacaGCCAACAGGCCAGTTGCGGCCGGGCCTTCCTTAGATAGATGGCATGAACACGGCATGAATTGGGTAGATACCAGAAGAGATCTTGGTTGATTGTGCGTGTGTGTttggcagcagccagcaggcatGATGACCCTCATCACTTCATATTGATCCTCCATCCTATAAGGGACGGATTGAATTATGCTACGTCCACCAACGTTTGCGCCCCCCGCTGAGATGGCTTAGCGGTACTGCATCAAACAATGTGTACCCCAAATCTCCCCACTGTAAAAATCAAAGGCTCAAAATACGCTAGAACTCAATCCAACGGACGTGAATCCTCTGCTTCAACGCGTTGAAGCAACGAGCCGCCGACCGCGCGTGCCCGCTCTCTGCCGCGCGCCGGGTTCGAAACCTACCAAAAAAATCGCCGCGGCCGCAGACGCCGTAATCCCGCGCGACGGtctccgcctccgctgccgggTCAGACGCAGTCGCGCCGGCCGACTCTAACCCTAGCCCCCTCCTGTCCTCCTCGAGCCccggctcctcgccgccgcctcctctcctgctccctgccgccaccgccgaaaGGGGTGGGGGAAGGGCGCGTCCGGCGGCCAGCGTCCGCGCGCCCTCGGTGGCAGGCGTGGGCGGCCACCCCGCCGCGCACCCTCTGCGGCAGCCGGGGGGAGGGGTGTCGTGCCGCTTGCCCTCCGATGTGCCCCGTGCGCCCTCCGCGGCCGAGGTGGGCGACCGGCGTGCCGCTTGCCCTCCGGCGCGCGCCGTGGGCTGGGCGCCCTCCGCGGCAGGCGTGGGCGGGCGCCGTGCCGCGCGGCCTCTAGCGTGCTCCGTCCGGCGTGCACCGTCAGCAGCCGGcctggcgggcggcgggcggctagCGGCCTCGGCGTCCAGCATGCGGTCGgatgggaggtggaggtggagctcgATTTGGAGGCTGCGGAGCTCGATTcggcagcggcggagctcgatttggaggcggcggaggtcgatTTGGATGCGGTTGAGGTCGATCCGGTAGCGGCCTCGCCAACTGGCCGaatcccgccgccgcgcagccggCCGAGGCAAGGCCCTTCGCGGGCGCACCACCCCTACGTTTCTCCAGCACCCACGCCACCaacgctcgccgccgcctctgtctCCAGAAGCACCCGCGGCCCGGAGAATGCCCGCCAACCGCCGCCGTGTGGGTCGCTCCTTGCCTCATGGGTTGGTCTGGAGGTCCAACGACGGGGAGGCCCATCGTGGAACGAGGCGGGGACATGCCCGCCTGAGCGCGGGGGACGGGTGCGTCCGTTTCTGATATCGTGGATGAACTGAGCGCCGGCGTGGTGGTGGACTGGGGCACTGCGCCAAGTGCGAGGAGCGCCTTGGAAGAAGCACACCATGATGGGTTCACCACGACACCATTTCTCCATGCTCCAGTAGAAGGTGCGGGTGTTTCCTGATCTGATTTGGTTTGGGTGCCGCGGCACCCGAAGAGACGGCGGCAGAGAGGCTCGCTCGTCGTTAGGGGCACATGGCACTTATATTTTTTATCCCAACCAAAATTACCGTCATATGCAACTGAAGAGGCCTTGAGAGTCTGGTACCCTGATTGATTCAAAAGATAAGCTATTTAAGTTGATCACTAATGAGGTTGCATTGAGTTTATCGTTTCATGCTTGTTCCCTGCTAATTGATGATAACTTGTTTTACATTCATCGTGCATTTATTCTCTGATAGGCCAGTTGGCAAAAGAATcaattttatttgtattcagtTTAGATGATAACATGTGATGCCTACTTAGAGCATAGAGCCGGTTACAAATTTACTTAGTCATTTGAAGTAGCTAAAGCTTATGTACTCGTATGTGAGTTAGGCATTTTTCTTTAATGATTCATTTGCTAAATACATTAAATGGCAGCAATGGTAATTGCAAGGTAATATTAATATTCCAAAATTGGAAAAAATTACACTCAAACCTTTGCACATGCATGATAAGTTCAGAGTTGTCTTTGGTTATAATCTaccttccaattttgaattcatGTGTTTCTTTGACAGTTTACATTGCTtcttatatataaatataaatgctTTCTTTATAGTTTGGACTCATGGCGGAGCTGTGCGGCTAGATGATTGGATCTGATTGATGCAGTTGAGTCCAGGTAatgcatatatattttttgtgtcATGTCCAGAGAAGTAGTTTGTTTCAGAAACTGATTGAACGATGTTAGGTATTTGTTCTCCCTTCTGTCCTTGCTATTTATTCTCTTTGCTAAGCTGCTTGACCTTTTTCAAAGGTTGTCAAGAAATGAGTAGATCTTGCTGTTTGACCTTTTCTCTATTTGATTTTATGAGGTGCATAAATTTGAATGTGAAATTAGCTGCCATAATAATGTTAGAAGTTGTCTTTGCTAATGGGTGGGTTCAAGATAACTATATTCTTTATTACAACTATCTTACCGTTATTTCTTTCAAGCAAACTAAATTATGCTAGGTCAGTTTTCTTTTTTCAGATTGTACTGCACCAACTTGAATGGTGCCGATGATTAATTTGTTTTTGCTGCATTTGCAGTGTCATCTATTGCAAGACTCATTATGTGTATTTCCATGAACTTCTTCCAAGATTTCAAATGGATTCATATTTCGCTCTTATCCTTTGCATAGGTATTGCATCCCATTGCTGATTCTATCACTATCAACAAAACGATCTGGATCCGGTGCTTTTTGTGACACGTCATGCTTGCAGGTACAACTTATGTACAGCTTATGCATATATAATTTAGATGTATCTTTATGTTTAGTTCTAAGATGAACCACTTCTTCTTGGTATATAGTGAGAATGAGCGAGGTAGCACATGTTTTATATCAGTTCATACAGCACAGTGCAATGTATTTTCTAGATATGCATAAATAAGGTGTCACCCATAGTGTTAGCATGGGCAAGCTACTATCAACATATAATAACTACATGTTACATCTTTTGTGTGAAACATATATTtttcattttgaactattgattATGTGTTGTTTTGTGTACGTTTAAAATTTTTCcgtggcgttagcacgggcacctTACTAGTGGGCATTAATAGCTGCAGTTTTTGCCAAATATGCACTGATCATAGATTTGTTGGCATCATTCCTTCATTTGGCTGTATATATGGCAACCAAACAGGTGTGTGAGTAGCAAAATGGTTATGCCTCTGCGAGCGTAGCATGGAATTCGCCAGGTGATGCGATGCGTTGCATAGGAAGGATGTGTCGTTTTTTTCCCCGACTTGGAGTTTGTTGGCGAAAGAGAGGGAGATGAGAGGAGGAGATAAGTTGCGCCGGAATTATTGTCACATGgagtgaagaaaaaaaatgatacaGCTAGATCCTATGTCCTCTTGGATGTTGGGAAAAAATAGTAATCATTTGTGAGAGATCGAAATCCAGCTATATGCTTGggcccgtttagttaccaaaaatttttggacaaATTATTTTGGCAATGTTTGCAACACTAATTAggaatattaaatgtagactaattataaaactaattaatttattattagtgGTTGTTTACTGTAACACAATATTGTCTAATTATtgtataattaggttcattagattcgtctcatgatTTCATCCGTGGGTTATAAAATGGGTTTTGTTAGTTATCCATATTTAAtgctcctaattagtggtcaaacattcgaagttactgtagcacaggaaattttttgggaactaaacaagtcGCTGGTCCCTCTATTCTAAATTATAGATTGTTTTACAAAATTTAGATATATAAATTTTGTTATGCACCTAGATAAACAATATATCTAGATAAATAGCAAAATTATATATCTCGTTTGCTAAAATGATCTATAATtcaaaacggagggagtagaagaTATGTTTTCTCATCGGGATATGACTCCTCCAAATTAAGCTTAGATcccaaaattttatactaaaaaacctcacatcgaatgtttggacacatgcatgaagtattaaataaaatctatttataaatttttttgcacagatgggttgtaaatcgcaagacgaatctaatgtgactaattaatctataattagattttatttaatactcaaaattagtaagattccctttcaaaattttttgccaaaatcatctaaacacaccctaagtaTCACCAAGAACACACAGGCGATTACAAAaatctaattatagactaattagtctcattagattgaAAGAGGTGATTACATAAATGCATGCTAAATTAATGTCACATTATATTATATGTATAAACTAAAGAATCGAACAAAAATAAACTAATTCTCTCGGAGCCTTCCgtttcaaaaagaaagaaagaaaattctTGTGGGAGAGAGCCAttgtgactttttttttgagacgagAGCCATTGTGACTTTTTTTTTAGCATCGAGAGCCACAACTTGAGAGTGGCCGCACGGCACGAGTGAGTCCGTCCGAGTCACACCctgttcaccaaaccggtgggaactgGTCCGGTTACTGGTCAAACTGGCCCGGCTTGAtttcggtttgggccggtattaaaccggccaaaattcaaatttgaattcaaaaaaataaaaaatttctaaaattacTTTAAggtgtgacgaatctaatggtgtcaattttttctcaaaaatttattcatttagtatagtttgcggggatttgaagttaaacaaaaaaacgtgcatacaaaaatatacaaatacaatgtataCAATGTAAaattagtacaaaagagggGTGGAAAATCCATTTAAACTAAaatatattatacaaacatttatttagtatactttgcgggtatttgaatttaaaccaattttttttgaatttggccggttaccagtcaaaccgaccggtaagccggtcggaaccggttgaacatgcaattttgaatttaaatggTCTCTACCGGTTTTCGATCAAACCGGTTCGATAAACCGCTACCGGATCGGGCCGATTTGACCAGAACGGTCGGTTTATTTAACCCTGGTGACACCCACACCGGTCGTGCTCATCCGCCCGGACACACGCGCCCGGAAGGAAGGAAGAGAGACGTCCGGGACACGTTCCCTTCTGACCCGTCCGACCGACCAGTCACCACTCACCACCCTTATCCAGCGGGGCCCTCCAACCCACGCCCACGGCCCATCCCCTCCGTTCCCCCCGCAAATTATTTCCCGGCGGCCCATCGCCGCGCCACTCCGCCTTGCTCCCTCGCTCGCTCACCACGGCTACGACTTCCGCCGCTCGAATCCACCAACCACCTCTGCAGCGCGATGGCatcccgcctcctccgcctccacctccgccgccgcgggagccccgccggtcccgcgccgcccccgctcccgctcctcctcgccgcgcggctcctctcctcctcctccgccccctcccctgccgcggcggcgggcgcggggatCGAGAAGGTGCTGGTGGCTAACCGGGGCGAGATCGCGTGCCGCGTCATGCGCACCGCGCGGCGCCTCGGGGTCGCCACCGTCGCCGTGTACAGCGACGCCGACCGCGGGGCGCTGCACGTgcgcgccgccgacgaggccgTCAGGATCggcccgccgcccgccagggAGAGCTACCTCAACGCCAAGGCCATCATCGACGCCGCCCACCGCACCGGCGCCCAGGTCCGGTCGCCCCCGCCCACCACCTACCCCTGCCTCGCGTAGCTGCTTCCTGTCAGTCTCAGTTCATCAGTTCGCGTGTCACACTCTGCGAAGGCGAAACGTGCTCAACTTCGCTTATTGATTGATCACAGCATCATTGCTCTGTAGACGGTACTTAGTAGTACTACGTTACTTGAAATTAGCAGCCCTCGCCAGTCGCCACAACATTCCACTCTGGGTGACACTAGCCAGCATGTGAAGGTCAAGCTCTGTGTCTAGTTGCCTTTTGATATAGCATTGGATGTTAGGATCACATTTTCGTGAAGATATACATAAGAACAGTGTCATCAGAAAACAGTTTGAAACTTCAAGTGAGCCATGAATGATGCAGCCCTGCAGGTATGAGTATTTCTGAGGCATTGGTTTCTGTGTGCTTCGTGCAGGCTATCCACCCGGGGTATGGGTTTCTTTCGGAGAGTGCTGATTTTGCGCAGCTCTGTGAAGCTGAGGGGCTCAAATTCATTGGCCCACCGGCATCTGCAATTAGAGATATGGGTGATAAGAGGTAAACATTTCCCTGCTGTCTGCTGTGTTCACACATTGTTAATTCTTTTTGTTTGGAACAATGCATTCTAGATACTATTCGTAAAATGCAGTGCATCCAAGAGGATCATGGGTGCTGCTGGAGTGCCGCTAGTTCCAGGATACCATGGGGCTGAACAAGATATTGAGCTCTTAAAACTTGAAGCTGATAAAATTGGTTATCCAGTTTTGATCAAGCCTACCCATGGTGGAGGGGGCAAGGTACGCTGAAATGTTTCACTCACAGGAAATGCTTGCGGTAATTTGCAATGCATATGACTTTTAGGTTCCCTGTAGTTGTTGAATTTTCCATTTATTGGGTGAAGCTTGCTCTGTAGTTCCATGACCTATTTTACTAGCATCTATAACCTTTTAATCCTATATAACCATTTCATCCTATATCCTTTCTTAAGGGGATGAGGATTGTTCAGCGGCCTGATGAGTTTGTGGATTCTGTACTGAGCGCTCAGCGGGAAGCTGCAGCATCATTTGGTGTAGACACGCTATTGATTGAGAAGTATATTACTCAACCCAGACATGTAGAAGTCCAGGTAGAACTCAATTGATTTTTGGACCTGccagtctttttttttcaaaaaaaaaaatgtgcatatGCAGTTACTCCTTATTGTCTTTTTGTGGTACTAATTTGATTTTTGAAGGTATTCGGAGACCAACATGGAAATGTAATATACCTTTATGAGAGAGACTGCAGTCTACAAAGAAGGCATCAAAAGATTATTGAGGAAGCTCCAGCTGTAAGGCTTTGTTTGCTGTTATTTCCCTGAAATTTGTTTTTTCTTAAAATCTCTTCGAGGATGCTCCAAGGCTTTATTATCTGCTGATCGCACTTAAAGTTGCTTCAAATAGAATCATTAATCAGCTTTCTGTTGATATATGGTGCAGCCAAATGTTACAGCTGAGTTTCGGTCTCATATTGGTGGAGCTGCTGTGTCTGCAGCAAAGGTGATTGCTTCCGAGTGTAAAGGCCTTGATTAAATCATGCACGAGACAATTTGGTATCTCCAGCATATTGTCGTAGGTTAAGTTATTTTGTCATCCTATATACACACTAGGTGTCAAGTTGccaacttctttttttttataacaaTATATGGAATGGGAAATGTGCAAGCAATTTTTTACTTcacatgaatttcaattagaaCTTATATGTATTGTTTTTGTTTCATCCAATTTTTGTAGAATAATACTTTACAGTTGCAAGCTACCTACCATTTTCTATGTTACCTGTCGGAACAAGGGGTTCTTTCTCCGTTTCCCTCTTTGACATGTTCTTTCGTAGTTATTCCTTTTAACTTTTGTATTTTATATACAGGGTCACTTATTGGATTCTTTGTGTTGAAGGCAGTTGGTTACTACAATGCTGGAACAGTGGAGTTTATTGTGGACACTCTTTCTGGAGAATTCTACTTTATGGAGATGAATACTCGACTCCAGGTACTATATATTTATGATCATCTAAGAtgttcatgtattgatgtatctTTCATATTGTTGTTGCACAGTACTTGATTGGCTCACTTGCGACAACAAAATTAACCTTGTCAATCAATCTTTGAAGGTTGAACACCCAGTGACAGAGATGATTGTTGGTCAAGATCTTGTGGAGTGGCAAATACGTGTTGCAAATGGAGAATGCCTACCATTATCACAGGAACAGGTCCCATTACATGGTACTGCCTTAGCAGGAATTCATGCTGTCATCCAAAACTTTATAGATGTGCCATGTTCTTTCTCTgggctactactactactactacattTCGTTCTGACTGTAAACAGCACTATCCATCTTGACTAGTAAGGAACCAGAACATTCTCTAAAAGCACATTAGGACTCATTTGCTTTCCTTTGAAACATATGTATTGGTTACCTCGTGGTCTTCTCGTGAAATGCACCGGgttgttttcaaatttaatgTAGTTTTTGTTGTCTTAGTTCTTAATGTTTGTGGAAAATAACTTGGGCACTCTCAGATTCTCTTTAAGGAATGTGTTTACACATTGGCCTTTTTAAATTAATGGCGCTGCCTGAAGTCAGAATACTCCTTAATTACCTGTGTACCTTGATTTAGGACATGCATTTGAAGCTAGGATATATGCTGAAAATGTTCCAAGAGGATTTCTTCCTGCAACAGGAACCTTACATCACTACAGACCTGTCCCTTCAGCCCCAACAGGTAAAATTTAGAAATGTGCTATCATCTGTTGTATTACCAATTAGATTTCAGCATGGCACAAGTAACATATTCTTGATCAGTAAGAGTTGAAACTGGAGTTGAAGAAGGAGATACTGTCAGCATGCATTATGATCCCATGATAGCCAAACTTGTAGTATGGGGTGAAAGTCGCAGTGCTGCACTAGTCAAGCTAAAGAACTGTTTGTCAAACTTTCAGGTACAGAATGTTCACCAGAATGACACATTTCTTTTGATCTATTTTTTTCTATCTCTCGAAAACGCAGCAGAGCTTCTTTTGATGTATTATCTGTTTGCATCTTTTCTTTACCTATAATAGTTATTTTTCCAGTGACCCTTGTGCACATTAATTTAATTGTAATTCTAGTCATCCTAAAATATTTTACAAACATGAACATAATTTGGTAGAATTAGTCTATATTGTTAGTTTATTTCGCAAATTCGGATGCTGTTTTATTCCTCTGCGATGCTTGTACCAATATACCATGCAAAATTTCTACATAGAATTAGTCTATATTGCTAGTGCTTGTAGCCTTGTACCAATATACCATGCAAAATTCAACATAGAATTAGTCtatattgctagtttattttGCAAATTTAGATGCTGTCTTTATTCTTCTGCGATGCTTGTaccaatacaacaacaacaacaacatagccttttttcccacgcaagttggggtaggctagagatgaaacccgaaaga containing:
- the LOC120666874 gene encoding methylcrotonoyl-CoA carboxylase subunit alpha, mitochondrial-like, which codes for MASRLLRLHLRRRGSPAGPAPPPLPLLLAARLLSSSSAPSPAAAAGAGIEKVLVANRGEIACRVMRTARRLGVATVAVYSDADRGALHVRAADEAVRIGPPPARESYLNAKAIIDAAHRTGAQAIHPGYGFLSESADFAQLCEAEGLKFIGPPASAIRDMGDKSASKRIMGAAGVPLVPGYHGAEQDIELLKLEADKIGYPVLIKPTHGGGGKGMRIVQRPDEFVDSVLSAQREAAASFGVDTLLIEKYITQPRHVEVQVFGDQHGNVIYLYERDCSLQRRHQKIIEEAPAPNVTAEFRSHIGGAAVSAAKAVGYYNAGTVEFIVDTLSGEFYFMEMNTRLQVEHPVTEMIVGQDLVEWQIRVANGECLPLSQEQVPLHGHAFEARIYAENVPRGFLPATGTLHHYRPVPSAPTVRVETGVEEGDTVSMHYDPMIAKLVVWGESRSAALVKLKNCLSNFQIAGLPTNVGFLQELASHSAFEKGIVDTHFIERYKDDLLSTSTKASGESHGVAELGAILAAACICKKDHITSKESIRADKTLSVWYNNTPFRMHHSARQPLELELEEHDGFSEKLLKLFVTYKCDGSYFIETEEGTSGFDVKVEHKGDHDFRVDAAGLQTDVTLAYYSKDNSKHIHIWHGKHHHHYRQTLRAQHGADDSSQPTHASEGKSHPKGSVLAPMAGLVVKVLLEDGAQVEAGQPVMVMEAMKMEHVVKAPRAGYVEGLKVTAGQQVFDSSVLFTIKDNSANWDGANAVLPWR